Genomic window (Nitrospirales bacterium LBB_01):
TTTTATGCAGTGATGAGGGAGTGCAGATTATTAAAGACGACATAAACAATGACGGGATAAATAAAATTATAATAGCCGCCTGCTCACCCAGAGTAAACACGGATGCGTTTGACTTTGATCCGCTTCTGTACTTTACGGAAAGAGTGAACCTGAGAGAGCACGTGGTGTGGACACAGCCGGCAGGGGCTCCCGGAACCCAGCTTTTGGCTGTGGATAATCTCTGCATGGGAATGGCAAAGGCCTCCAGGGCGGAACCACCGGTTCCTAAAACCACAGAGGTTCACAGGTCTTTACTGGTTATAGGCGGTGGCGTTACGGGTTTGACTGCTGCAATAGAGGCTGCAAAGGCCGGATATGAGGCAGTTATTATTGAGGAAAGCGCCGAGCTTGGCGGCTTTGCCAAAAAGTCTTTTAAAGGATTTCCTGTGAAAGCGCCCTTTGATAAATTGCCGGAGTCCACTATCGGAGTCAAAATTAAGGCGGCAGAGACCGACCCCAAAATAAAAATACATCTGGGCACAAAGGTGACCTCTATTGAGGGCGAGCCTGGTATGTTTGATGTAACAGTGGATAAGAGCGGTCAGGAGAGTAAGTTTAGCGTTGGCGCAATTGTTCTTGCTACCGGCTGGAAACCCTATGATGCCACACAGCTTGTTTCGTATGGTTATGGCCGCTATAAAAACGTTGTAACTAACGTTGAGATGGAAACTATCGCCTCTAAGGGCAAAGTAGGGCGCCCCTCAGACGGTAAAACGGCAAACAGTGTTCTGTTTGTACAGTGTGCCGGTCAAAGGGATGAAAACAATATTCCATACTGCTCATCTGTGTGCTGCAATGTGTCGCTTAAGCAGGCAAAGTATGTGCGGGAGTCTAATCCTGACTCAAGCGCCTATATAATCTACAAAGATATGCGCACGATGGGTCAGTATGAGGGTTTTTATAAGGCTGCACAGGATGATGCGGGAATATTCCTTGCTAAGGGCGAGGTTAAGGGACTTGAAGAGGCGGCAGATGGCAGCATTATGGTTGATGTGTATAATCAACTGCTTAACCGTGATATGAAAATAAAGGTGGATCTTGTTGTGCTTGCTACCGGTATGGTGTCTAATATGCTTCCAGCGGGTAGGGCGGTAAACAGTGTTACGCCGGAGTACATAGGTGATTTGGTAACGAAACAAACTCAAGATGGCACCATTACCGAGCTTATGCCTGTGCCGATTGTTCTGAATTTAAAGTACAGACAGGGTCCTGAACTGCCCCATCTGAAGTACGGTTTCCCTGATTCACATTTTATATGTTTCCCGTATGAAACGCAGCGAACCGGAATATACGCAGCAGGGGCTGTAAGGCATCCTATGGATGCGCAGCAGTCTAGCACGGATGCCGCAGGTGCGGCGCTTAAGGCCATTCAGTGTATAGAACTTACCGCTCAGGGCAAGGCAGTGCATCCACGTGCCGGGGATATGACGTTCCCTGAGTTTCGGCTTGAAAACTGTACGCAGTGCCGCAGATGTACGGTTGAGTGCCCGTTTGGTGTGTTGGATGAGGACGAAAAGGGAACTCCGAAGGAGCATCCTTATCGCTGCCGCAGATGTGGTACTTGTATGGGAGCGTGTCCGCAGAGGATTATTTCCTTTAAAAACTACAGCGTTGACATCGTATCCTCTATGATAAAAGCGGTTGAGGTGCCAACTGAGGGAGATGAGCCGTTTATAATAGCCTTCATCTGCGAAAACGATGCGTATCCGGCATTGGATATGGCAGGGTTAAACAGAGTGTCGCTTAATCCTAATTTCAGGTTTATACCTCTTAGATGTCTTGGCGGAACTAACCTTGTGTGGATAGCGGATGCGCTTTCAAAGGGCATTGACGGTGTTATGCTTATTGGCTGTAAGTATGGGGATAACTACCAGTGTCACTTCATAAAGGGCTCCAAGGTGGCAAGTGAGAGGATGAGTAAAGTGCAGGAAACACTGGGCAGGTTGATGCTTGAGGCTGAGAGAGTGCAGCAGGTTCAGCTTTCAATTGATGAATGGGACTTGTTACCGAAGTTGATGAATGAGTTTTCAGAGCTGTTGAAAGGCTTCGGCCCCAATCCATATAAAGGTTTTTAATAAAAAAAGTGGTGTGGAGGTAGAATATGGGTGATGGTACGGTAGTAACGCCTGATCTGGATTTTGTTAAGAGTTTAAGAAGCTCGGGTGCAGATTCGGTAAAGAAGTGTTACCAGTGTGCTACGTGTTCTGCGGTGTGCAGCTTAACGCCGCCGGATGATCCATTTCCCCGCAGGGAAATGTCAATGGCACAGTGGGGCCTTAAGGCGGATTTGGCAAGTGACCCCAATATCTGGTTATGCCACAACTGTAACGAGTGCACTAAGTACTGCCCGCGTGGTGCAAGACCCGGTGATGTCCTATCAGTTCTAAGAAAACAGGCTATCACAGAAAACGCATTCCCCGGGTTTTTAGCAAAGATAATTTCAGAGCCTAAACTCCTTGTGTTCACGTTTCTGATACCGATAGTGCTTTTCGTTCTGGTTCTTAAGATGACAGGACACTTAAACATTCCGGATGGCCCTGTAGTGTATGATAAGTTTTTCCCAATCCACTACGTTGACCCGATATTTTTGACGTCAGCGTCCTTTGTGTTTATCTCTTTTGTGATAAGCATAAGCCGGTTTTGGAAAAATCTGAACTCAAATCCGTACAAACTCATGGCTAACGGCAACCTGCTAAAGAGCATTGTGGAGACGCTGAAAGAGTTTCTGCTTCACAAGAAATTTGACAAATGCAGCGTCAATAAGGACAGAACGTGGGCGCACAGGTTTGTGTTCTTTGGTTTTGTAGGGCTTTTTATAACTACCAACTGGGCGGTGTTTCACATTTACGTGCTTGGGTGGCATTCACCCTACAGGCTGGATGATCCTGCCATATTGGCGCTTTTTGGCGGTTCTAAGGATTTGGTATTCCTTAGTTATATGGCGTTTAAGGGATTTGGCAATTTGAGCGCACTGGCCTTGTTTATTGGCGCTGTGATGATTTTTGCCAATAAAGCCAAAGACAAAGGATTTGTCACAAAGACCTCGTGTTTTGACGGCAGTTTCAACATAGTTGTGATGCTGCTCTTTATAACGGGGATTCTTTCCGAGTTTCTCAGATGGGGTAATGTGGCAACGATAGCGTATCCGATGTACTTTGCACATTTAGTGCTTGTGTTTTACACGATAGCGTTTTTGCCGTTTACGAAGCTTGCACACATGGTCTATAGGACAACTGCTATTGTGTATGCAAAGATGGCAAATAAGGATTAGGTAAAGACAACTAATCTGTAGAGGATTTAAGTATATGTGGAAAGGACTGGATTCCCGCTCGGAGGCGGGAATGACAAAGTAGAGAGCATCCTTTCTTTGTCATTCCTGCGAAAGCAGGAATCCATTTTTTTAATAGTGAAGCTAACTACTCGGTAAAGTAGTGGAGTTTTTCTGTTATTTTACGATAAAAAGGATTTGGTAGAAAAACATGGATGATGTATTTAACAAACTTCGGAGTTATCCCGGGGAAAAGATAGAGCTTACCTACAAGGATAAGTTTAGTTTTAGGTGCTACAGTGGAATTGAGTGTTTTAATCAGTGCTGCAGAGGCGGATTGGAGATATTTCTAACGCCTTATGATGTGCTAAGGATGAAAAACGCAATAGGGATAACATCTACGGAATTTCTGGCTACTTACGCAATTCATGTCATGCTTGAAAAGAGCAATATCCCGTTTCTAAAATTGCGAATGGATGAAAATAAGAATTGCTATTTTAACCGGCAAACGGGCTGTGCAATATACTCTGACAGACCGCTTGTTTGCAGGTATTATCCGATAGGCTACGCTGTAATGAAGTCAAACCGTCCTCTTGAGGGAGATGATTTTTATTTTAAAATACAAGAGAGTTTCTGTAAGGGACATAAGGAGACGGCGCTATGGGACATAGAGACGTGGCGCACGGACCAGGAGATAAATATATATGAGGATGCCAACAAGGACTGGGTTGATCTGGTTTTAAACAAAAAGCTCTACGGAGCTACCGTTAAGCTCAATGATAAAACCACGGCTATGTATATGCTTGGGAGTTTTGATGTCGATGCTTTTAGGGAGTTTTTGCTAAATAGCACGTTTTTAAAGCGTTTTGATGTTGAAGAGGATGAGTTGGAATTAATTACAACCGATGAGTTGCAGCTTCTCAAATTTGCCAATAAGTGGCTTAAATTTGCCCTGTTTAATGAGCCGACTATGTATCTGAAGGAGGCAAAATAAATTAACCACTCGTTGTTGTTAGAGTGTAAGCTGGCTTTATCCAGAAATCCGGATATTTTTTACTCAGAAACTCCTCAGCCTCATTTCTTTTATGTTCGCTGTCGAAAGCGCCAAAGACCGTGGAGCCGCTGCCGCTTAGGAGCGATACACGGGCGCCGGCGTTTTTTAATTGTCCTTTAATATCATCAATCCACAGGAAATCGCCGCTTATTGCATCTTCAATATCATTTCTCATTAATTTACCCATAGTTTCAAAATCAGATTTGCTTATGGCTTTAATGAATTGATTGACAAGTGCGGTAATATTTAAAAGTCTGTTTTCATCAATTAGTTTACTATCCAGCCTCTCATCAACCCTTCTGTATGCCCACGGAGTGGAAATAGAGACCGGTGGTTTCACAAGCAGCAACGGAACGGCTGCATTTGTAATCAGAGGACTCACAATCTCTCCTCTGCCTGTAACCATTGCAATCTCACCTTTGATAAAAAATGGCACATCTGAGCCCGCCTTAGCTGACAGATGTAGAAGCTCATCGCTCTTGAGACCAAGATTAAAAAGCCTGTTTAAACCAATAAAGGCTGAAGCACAATCTGAGCTTCCTCCGCCTAGCCCTGCCTCTGACGGTATTTCTTTTTTAAGTTCTATCGTGATTTCACCTGAGATTTTCTTGTCTGATTTGTAGGATGTTTGTAGATGTTCGGCTAAAATGTTCAAAGCTTTTGTTACGAGATTATCTTTAGCGGGAATATTTAAACAGCTTTTTAGCACAAGAGGCGAAAACACTGTGGCGTTAGCAGTTGCTTGAAACTCCAGAGTGTCATAAACACTGATGGCTTGAAACAATGAGGCAATATTGTGGTAGCCGTCATTGCGCACTCCAGTAACATACAAAAACCAGTTGATTTTTGCCGGCGCTAAGAGTTTGAATTTCTTTTCATTAAGGTTACTTTTCATTCAGCTATAGATTACCACACTACGATTGCTCGTTGTCCAGAAAAAAGTCATTCTTTTCTTTCCTGTATTACTAAACCTTTATATATAATGATGTGTCTAAACTGTGAGACAAAAGTTTTGAGTTTGAAAAAAGAACACTAATAGAGTATAATGCTGTGATGATTAAATTAAGAAAATACTTTGGCTAAAAATATAAATCAGAAAGTGACATATTCACGCTTAAGGGTGAAATGCTATATAACCTATGCGTTAGTGTTGCTTTTTTTAGTCTTATTAACCGTCTATGTGTTTGGCGCTGATTCGGCTAAAGAGGATAAACCCTCCGGCGCTAAAACTTCAAAATTTCCAGTACAGATTCCGCCTGTTGAGGTGGCAGAGGTCAAAACCGGTGATATTGGAACGTACCTTAACGGTCTTGGCACTGTTATTCCTCTTAACACCGTAGCCATCAAAAGCCGTGTTGACGGCCAGCTTATGAAAATACTGTTTGAAGAGGGGCAGTCAGTTAAGAAAGGTGACGTGTTAGCTCTCATTGACCCCAGACCATTTGAAATCCAGCTGACTCAGGCCGAGGGGCAGTTGGCTAAGGATATGGCACTGCTTAAAAATGCCCAGCTTGATGTGGAAAGATACCGGGTACTCTTTAAACAGGATTCCGTCTCAAAGCAGCAGCTTGATACCCAAGAAGCACTGGTTAAACAGTATGAAGCCATTATCAAAGCCGATAAAGGACAGGTTGATAATGCAAAACTTCAGCTTGAGTACTCTAAGGTAACCTCGCCAATAAACGGTAGAGTCGGATTGAGACAGGTTGATGCGGGAAACATTATTCACGCAAACGACGTAAACCCAATCGTTGTCGTCACTCAGTTAAAGCCTATTACTGTTGTGTTTCCTATTGCCGAGGACAACATTCCCCGTGCCCTTGAAAAGCTGCGAAAAGGCGCTCCCATAGTTGTTGAAGCTTACGACAGGCAGCAAAGCCGCAAACTTGCTACAGGAGTGCTTCTGACTATTGACAACCAAATAGACATCAACACCGGCACAGTGCGCTTTAAAGCAAAATTCCCAAATGAAAACAGCGAACTATTCCCCAATCAGTTTGTTAATGTAAAACTGCTTCTTGATCTTAAGCACAATGCCGTCCTTGTGCCCTCAGCTGCCATTCAGCGGACTCAAAAGGGTATGTTTGTTTATGTCGTAAAGACAATCGATAACACGACCTCTGTGCGATTTGTTAAAGCCGGTGAAACTCAGAATGACGTCACATCTATTGAAGAGGGACTGACCTCCGGTGAGTTGGTTGTTGTAAGCGGTGCTGACAGACTCACTGATGGCAGCAAGGTACAGATTAAATCCGCACAAGACAATACGACACGAAAGCATAAGTAATGAATATTTCACGTCTTTTCATCATGAGACCTGTGGCTACCACGCTCATTATGATAGCCGTGTTATTGGCCGGTGCTGTTGCGTATAGGCAATTACCGGTTTCGGCGCTTCCGCAGGTTGATTATCCCACAATTCAGGTTCGCACGTTTTACCCGGGCGCTAGCCCAGAGGTTGTAACCTCTTCAATTACCTCTCCGCTTGAGCGGCAATTTGGACAGATGCCGGGCCTTACTCAAATGACCTCGTCAAGCTCCGGCGGCAGCTCCGTTATAACCCTTCAATTTAGTCTGGATTTAAACCTTGACGTAGCCGAACAGCAGGTTCAGGCGGCAATTAATGCGGGCTTTAATTTTCTGCCCAAAGACCTCCCTAATCCGCCTGTGTATAGCAAAGTAAATCCGGCTGACGCCCCCGTTGTGACCCTTGCGCTTACCTCGGACACTCTGTCACTGCCTCAGGTTGAGGATTTGGCTGAAACACGGTTTGTGCAGAAAATCTCACAACTTTCCGGCGTTGGTCTTGTCAGTATAAGTGGAGGACAAAAGCCCGCCGTCCGCATTCACTCTAATCCTACTGCGCTTGCAGCTTATGGCCTCACACTTGAGGATGTCAGAGCAGCCGTCGCCACCGCTAACGTAAATCAGGCAAAGGGGAGTTTTGACGGCCCTCGGCAAGCCTACGTTATAGGAGCAAATGATCAGCTCTTTTCCGCTAAGGATTATAAATCACTTGTTGTTGCTTATAAAAATAGCGCACCCGTTTATCTCTCTGATGTTGCAGACATTGTTGACGACGCCGAAAATATTAATCAGGCAGCCTGGATGAACACATCGCCGGCTGTAATTGTAAACATTCAAAGGCAGCCCGGAGCGAACGTCATAGAGGTTGTTGACCGCATAAAGAAGCTGATGCCGCAGCTAACTAGCTCACTGCCATCGTCCATTAAGGTATCTATACTAACCGATCGCACAATTACAATTCGCCAGTCCATTAAAGACGTTCAGTTTGAGCTTGTGCTTGCAATAATTTTGGTTGTGATGGTGATATTTGTTTTTCTGCGTAATTTGCCAGCTACTATCATTCCAGGAGTTGCTGTGCCGCTATCACTGGCTGGTGCGTTTGGCATCATGTATCTGATGGGTTTTAGCTTAAATAACCTTTCTCTGATGGCTCTGACTATTTCTACCGGATTTGTCGTAGATGACGCAATCGTGATGATTGAAAACATCTCGCGGTATGTTGAGGAGGGTGAATCGCCCCTTGAAGCCGCCCTTAAAGGCTCCGAGCAAATCGGGTTTACTATTATTTCGCTTACAGTGTCGCTGGTAGCTGTGCTTATTCCGCTTCTTTTTATGGGTGATGTTGTAGGCCGCCTGTTTAGAGAATTTGCCGTAACACTTGGTGTTACGATTGTTCTATCCGCTTTAGTCTCACTAACTCTCACTCCCATGATGTGTGCAAGAATTCTTAAGCATACCTCTCCATCTGAACATGGGAAACTATATCTTGCCACTCAAAACATTTTTGACAGAATTATAGAAAGCTATGGCAGAACGCTTAAAGTGGTGCTAAAACACCAAAACCTTACAATTATTGTAGCTGTCTCAACGCTCCTTCTGACAGTGTTACTGTATATTGTAACTCCAAAGGGGTTTTTTCCGATTCAGGACACCGGCGTAATTCAGGGAATTTCACAAGCTCCGCAGTCCATATCGTTTACTGAAATGACAAAGCGGCAACAGGCGCTCTCTGAGATAATCACACATGACCCTGCGGTAGAAAGCTTGTCTTCATTTATTGGAGTTGACGGCACTAACACCACACTAAACAGCGGACGGATTCTTATTAATCTAAAACCGCTTGCACAAAGAAAAATAAGCGCTATTGACATCATCCGCCGTCTTAAGCCTAAATTGGAAAGCGCC
Coding sequences:
- a CDS encoding hydrogenase iron-sulfur subunit is translated as MADSKLGVYICTGCGIGEAISVEELQKSARSAAACKTHSFLCSDEGVQIIKDDINNDGINKIIIAACSPRVNTDAFDFDPLLYFTERVNLREHVVWTQPAGAPGTQLLAVDNLCMGMAKASRAEPPVPKTTEVHRSLLVIGGGVTGLTAAIEAAKAGYEAVIIEESAELGGFAKKSFKGFPVKAPFDKLPESTIGVKIKAAETDPKIKIHLGTKVTSIEGEPGMFDVTVDKSGQESKFSVGAIVLATGWKPYDATQLVSYGYGRYKNVVTNVEMETIASKGKVGRPSDGKTANSVLFVQCAGQRDENNIPYCSSVCCNVSLKQAKYVRESNPDSSAYIIYKDMRTMGQYEGFYKAAQDDAGIFLAKGEVKGLEEAADGSIMVDVYNQLLNRDMKIKVDLVVLATGMVSNMLPAGRAVNSVTPEYIGDLVTKQTQDGTITELMPVPIVLNLKYRQGPELPHLKYGFPDSHFICFPYETQRTGIYAAGAVRHPMDAQQSSTDAAGAALKAIQCIELTAQGKAVHPRAGDMTFPEFRLENCTQCRRCTVECPFGVLDEDEKGTPKEHPYRCRRCGTCMGACPQRIISFKNYSVDIVSSMIKAVEVPTEGDEPFIIAFICENDAYPALDMAGLNRVSLNPNFRFIPLRCLGGTNLVWIADALSKGIDGVMLIGCKYGDNYQCHFIKGSKVASERMSKVQETLGRLMLEAERVQQVQLSIDEWDLLPKLMNEFSELLKGFGPNPYKGF
- the ispE gene encoding 4-(cytidine 5'-diphospho)-2-C-methyl-D-erythritol kinase produces the protein MKSNLNEKKFKLLAPAKINWFLYVTGVRNDGYHNIASLFQAISVYDTLEFQATANATVFSPLVLKSCLNIPAKDNLVTKALNILAEHLQTSYKSDKKISGEITIELKKEIPSEAGLGGGSSDCASAFIGLNRLFNLGLKSDELLHLSAKAGSDVPFFIKGEIAMVTGRGEIVSPLITNAAVPLLLVKPPVSISTPWAYRRVDERLDSKLIDENRLLNITALVNQFIKAISKSDFETMGKLMRNDIEDAISGDFLWIDDIKGQLKNAGARVSLLSGSGSTVFGAFDSEHKRNEAEEFLSKKYPDFWIKPAYTLTTTSG
- a CDS encoding multidrug efflux RND transporter permease subunit: MNISRLFIMRPVATTLIMIAVLLAGAVAYRQLPVSALPQVDYPTIQVRTFYPGASPEVVTSSITSPLERQFGQMPGLTQMTSSSSGGSSVITLQFSLDLNLDVAEQQVQAAINAGFNFLPKDLPNPPVYSKVNPADAPVVTLALTSDTLSLPQVEDLAETRFVQKISQLSGVGLVSISGGQKPAVRIHSNPTALAAYGLTLEDVRAAVATANVNQAKGSFDGPRQAYVIGANDQLFSAKDYKSLVVAYKNSAPVYLSDVADIVDDAENINQAAWMNTSPAVIVNIQRQPGANVIEVVDRIKKLMPQLTSSLPSSIKVSILTDRTITIRQSIKDVQFELVLAIILVVMVIFVFLRNLPATIIPGVAVPLSLAGAFGIMYLMGFSLNNLSLMALTISTGFVVDDAIVMIENISRYVEEGESPLEAALKGSEQIGFTIISLTVSLVAVLIPLLFMGDVVGRLFREFAVTLGVTIVLSALVSLTLTPMMCARILKHTSPSEHGKLYLATQNIFDRIIESYGRTLKVVLKHQNLTIIVAVSTLLLTVLLYIVTPKGFFPIQDTGVIQGISQAPQSISFTEMTKRQQALSEIITHDPAVESLSSFIGVDGTNTTLNSGRILINLKPLAQRKISAIDIIRRLKPKLESAQGITLFMQPVQDLTVDSKISATQFQYTLEDPNIDELNLLVPSFVINLQKRTELKDVSSDQQNDGLRLFLDINRDSASRYGITPQLIDDTLYDAFGQRQISTIFTELNQYRVVLSVKDNYRENVLGLNDIYIRSLSGGQVPLSAIAKISETTGPLVINRQGQFPSATVSFNLGPRKALGGAVKAIEETARSMNFPASIRGAFYGTAQAFKASLSNEPLLILAALITVYIVLGVLYESYIHPVTILSTLPSAGVGAVLSLLMFRMDLDVIAVIGIILLIGIVKKNGIMMVDFALEGQRHSGKSAEDAIYEACLLRFRPIMMTTMAALLGALPLALGGSTGSELRRPLGITIIGGLILSQILTLYTTPVIYLAFDRLSNRMRGKRNS
- a CDS encoding heterodisulfide reductase produces the protein MGDGTVVTPDLDFVKSLRSSGADSVKKCYQCATCSAVCSLTPPDDPFPRREMSMAQWGLKADLASDPNIWLCHNCNECTKYCPRGARPGDVLSVLRKQAITENAFPGFLAKIISEPKLLVFTFLIPIVLFVLVLKMTGHLNIPDGPVVYDKFFPIHYVDPIFLTSASFVFISFVISISRFWKNLNSNPYKLMANGNLLKSIVETLKEFLLHKKFDKCSVNKDRTWAHRFVFFGFVGLFITTNWAVFHIYVLGWHSPYRLDDPAILALFGGSKDLVFLSYMAFKGFGNLSALALFIGAVMIFANKAKDKGFVTKTSCFDGSFNIVVMLLFITGILSEFLRWGNVATIAYPMYFAHLVLVFYTIAFLPFTKLAHMVYRTTAIVYAKMANKD
- a CDS encoding MdtA/MuxA family multidrug efflux RND transporter periplasmic adaptor subunit, which gives rise to MTYSRLRVKCYITYALVLLFLVLLTVYVFGADSAKEDKPSGAKTSKFPVQIPPVEVAEVKTGDIGTYLNGLGTVIPLNTVAIKSRVDGQLMKILFEEGQSVKKGDVLALIDPRPFEIQLTQAEGQLAKDMALLKNAQLDVERYRVLFKQDSVSKQQLDTQEALVKQYEAIIKADKGQVDNAKLQLEYSKVTSPINGRVGLRQVDAGNIIHANDVNPIVVVTQLKPITVVFPIAEDNIPRALEKLRKGAPIVVEAYDRQQSRKLATGVLLTIDNQIDINTGTVRFKAKFPNENSELFPNQFVNVKLLLDLKHNAVLVPSAAIQRTQKGMFVYVVKTIDNTTSVRFVKAGETQNDVTSIEEGLTSGELVVVSGADRLTDGSKVQIKSAQDNTTRKHK
- a CDS encoding YkgJ family cysteine cluster protein, with translation MDDVFNKLRSYPGEKIELTYKDKFSFRCYSGIECFNQCCRGGLEIFLTPYDVLRMKNAIGITSTEFLATYAIHVMLEKSNIPFLKLRMDENKNCYFNRQTGCAIYSDRPLVCRYYPIGYAVMKSNRPLEGDDFYFKIQESFCKGHKETALWDIETWRTDQEINIYEDANKDWVDLVLNKKLYGATVKLNDKTTAMYMLGSFDVDAFREFLLNSTFLKRFDVEEDELELITTDELQLLKFANKWLKFALFNEPTMYLKEAK